In Chaetodon trifascialis isolate fChaTrf1 chromosome 23, fChaTrf1.hap1, whole genome shotgun sequence, the following proteins share a genomic window:
- the mrpl48 gene encoding large ribosomal subunit protein mL48 translates to MSPVFRKLQVSVTQQASVLNQALTLCRATPSLRHPAWASASDRQYKSMPTHGIGRWRHLVPKEAPKKKRDRHQMKPIIPATDTEYGTLNVMVSGYDMTVVEHYAQYIHHLCNRLGIRVAESYAMPTKSTEVMLMQEKGTKLFVDSVLKTHERVVQMNSLSAALCPVFMEVLLHNQPEGVQLSVKEHTEADYQARFKGRPEMEELIAQMNQ, encoded by the exons ATGAGTCCTGTTTTTCGAAAG TTGCAGGTGTCCGTCACACAGCAGGCGTCAGTGTTAAATCAAGCGCTTACATTATGCCG GGCCACACCATCCCTCCGGCATCCTGCTTGGG CTTCTGCAAGTGACAGACAATATAAAAGCATGCCAACCCACGGGATCGGCAGGTGGAGACATCTTGTGCCTAAAGAAGCG ccaaagaaaaagagagacagacaccagaTGAAACCGATCATCCCAGCGACGGACACAGAGTACGGGACTCTGAATGTGATGGTGTCGGGTTATGACATGACAGTGGTGGAGCACTACGCCCAGTACATCCACCACCTCTGCAATCGGCTCGGCATCAGAGTGGCAGAGAG CTATGCTATGCCCACCAAAAGCACAGAGGTGATGCTGATGCAAGAGAAAGGCACCAAGTTGTTCGTCGACTCCGTCCTGAAGACTCATGAGCGAGTCGTCCAG ATGAACTCTCTGAGCGCCGCATTGTGTCCCGTTTTCATGGAAGTTCTTTTGCACAATCAGCCAGAGGGAGTTCAACTGTCTGTGAAGGAG CACACCGAAGCCGATTACCAAGCTCGGTTCAAGGGCCGTCCAGAGATGGAGGAGCTCATAGCTCAGATGAACCAGTAG
- the LOC139351680 gene encoding E3 ubiquitin/ISG15 ligase TRIM25: MAAAQSEKSSVLQDELTCPVCLDLYRDPYLLPCGHNFCSTCLDRLKRQAERSRFRCPECRDSHRCSINFQKNFKLANISDDYRRRCRATAAAATASKSSQLVSSSLAAQQVSCAFAVPCDYCPPFAAEASDTSAATDGSSAASVSQEDADQQEAAAAASIFAVKTCLKCEVSMCQEHVKPHLELPAFREHPLTEPMIDFRKRKCPDHDEIYRYYCMDDKVCVCNACTIEGGHLGHTIKTLKNTMKDFKATLDKQLYRVERKYSKAERKLQEQKEKERQNKRFLEDSEQSLIRLGEEIQAKVPGFVTRLRECTRTHCDTNGPTIQKNISRICQDQARLQEVRCGIESLMQENDPFRFIEAYKTTGKQCYRKLRKSMFYPEYVDMETDVVGVMMEGEMRNFLEELPCHILPAISSLCHPSDLEEEEQEDNEEEAAEEDYNYEEDLDDSSVEEVRSEGDEEDEDDDDEDDDEDEGHDQSELADDLYSPEEEEEEEEEDEDDEDEDGEEEDEEDRGV; encoded by the exons ATGGCCGCGGCCCAGTCAGAGAAGTCCAGCGTCCTGCAGGACGAGCTCACCTGCCCGGTGTGCCTGGACTTGTACCGCGACCCCTACTTGCTCCCATGCGGCCACAACTTCTGCAGCACGTGCCTGGACCGCCTAAAGCGGCAGGCGGAGCGAAGTCGCTTCCGCTGCCCGGAGTGTCGCGACAGCCACCGGTGTAGCATCAACTTTCAGAAGAACTTCAAACTCGCCAATATTTCTGATGACTACCGTCGCCGGTGCAGAGCTACCGCCGCGGCTGCCACGGCCTCAAAATCCAGCCAACTGGTGTCATCATCTCTGGCAGCGCAGCAAGTCAGCTGTGCGTTTGCCGTCCCATGTGACTACTGCCCTCCATTCGCCGCCGAGGCATCAGACACCAGCGCCGCCACGGACGGGTCCTCCGCTGCTTCTGTTTCTCAGGAAGATGCAGACCAGCAGGAAGCTGCCGCTGCTGCGTCCATTTTTGCGGTCAAAACGTGCCTGAAGTGCGAGGTGTCCATGTGCCAGGAGCACGTAAAGCCACATCTGGAACTGCCAGCGTTCCGCGAGCACCCGCTGACAGAACCCATGATCGActtcaggaagaggaagtgcCCAGATCATGATGAGATATACAG ATATTACTGCATGGatgacaaagtgtgtgtgtgcaacgcCTGCACCATCGAAGGAGGACACCTGGGACACACAATCAAGAccctgaaaaacacaatgaaagatTTCAAG GCCACGCTGGATAAGCAGCTGTACAGGGTGGAGAGGAAGTACAGCAAGGCGGAGAggaagctgcaggagcagaaggagaaggagaggcagaaTAAG AGGTTTCTGGAGGACTCTGAGCAGAGCCTGATCAGGCTGGGCGAGGAGATCCAGGCCAAAGTGCCCGGCTTCGTCACCAGGCTGCGGGAATGCACGCGCACTCACTGCGACACCAACGGGCCGACCATTCAGAAGAACATCTCCAGGATCTGCCAGGACCAGGCCCGTCTGCAGGAGGTCCGCTGCGGCATCGAGAGCCTCATGCAGGAGAACGACCCTTTCCGCTTCATCGAG GCATACAAGACAACAGGAAAACA gtgctACAGGAAGCTCAGAAAAAGCATGTTCTACCCAGAATATGTGGACATGGAGACGGACGTCGTCGGCGTGATGATGGAAGGAGAGATGAGAAATTTCCTGGAGGAGCTGCCGTGTCACATCCTTCCTGCCATCAGCTCTCTCT GTCATCCTTCAGAtcttgaggaggaggagcaggaggacaatGAGGAAGAGGCTGCGGAGGAGGACTACAACTACGAAGAAGACCTCGACGACAGCAGCGTGGAGGAAGTAAGGAGCGAGGGGGACGAGGAAGATGAGGACGACGACGACGAGGATGACGACGAGGATGAAGGGCATGACCAGAGCGAGCTGGCTGATGATCTGTACAgcccggaggaggaggaggaagaggaggaggaggacgaggatgaCGAGGACgaggatggagaagaggaggacgaggaagacAGAGGGGTGTAA